The following are from one region of the Acidobacteriota bacterium genome:
- a CDS encoding thiopeptide-type bacteriocin biosynthesis protein yields the protein MTIRNGLAAGHWTGHHLHYHGEQDLLLASLLIPILHRWFAAGSLERFFFVRYALGGPHIRLRCRWRDTNAEGRFQDELTRVATRFFERHPSASSWSPDTIRQRNRGILAHDPSEVDDVVYPDHYVRQVIFEPETDRYGGEALVAASLEVFCLSSLAVCDALASAEFSPKESKYALQVLAAQAVASVEDTLDFSRLMESLGERARRRFPAALDQADERFAQTGRAFSRGLYGQLRGPASDAVDRLQAGLRLLRRQLGEVGDSASTVLMSQLHMTANRLGLSNLREVYLLRLLECAAGQWLEEDLALPPTSGQPSAGAPDSLAELVNGGLDRFASSGDSSTLQPVDSRAQRRGP from the coding sequence ATGACCATCCGCAATGGTCTCGCCGCCGGACACTGGACCGGCCATCACCTCCACTACCATGGGGAGCAGGACCTGCTTCTCGCTTCCCTCCTGATCCCGATCCTCCACCGGTGGTTTGCCGCCGGTTCCCTCGAACGCTTTTTCTTTGTCCGCTATGCCCTCGGCGGACCCCACATTCGGCTGCGCTGCCGCTGGCGGGATACGAACGCCGAAGGCCGCTTTCAGGACGAACTCACCCGCGTCGCCACCCGCTTCTTCGAGCGGCACCCCTCCGCCTCGAGCTGGTCGCCGGACACCATCCGGCAGCGCAACCGAGGCATTCTTGCGCACGATCCCAGTGAAGTGGACGACGTGGTCTATCCGGACCACTACGTGCGGCAGGTGATTTTCGAACCGGAGACCGACCGCTACGGTGGCGAGGCGCTCGTCGCCGCCTCGCTGGAGGTCTTTTGCCTCTCGAGTCTAGCCGTCTGTGACGCCTTGGCCAGTGCGGAGTTCTCCCCGAAGGAATCGAAATACGCCCTCCAAGTACTCGCCGCTCAAGCGGTGGCGAGCGTCGAGGATACGCTCGACTTCAGCCGCTTGATGGAGAGCCTCGGTGAGCGAGCACGGCGGCGCTTTCCGGCGGCCCTCGACCAGGCGGACGAACGGTTCGCCCAGACGGGCCGGGCCTTCTCTCGCGGTCTTTACGGTCAGCTCCGTGGCCCAGCTTCCGACGCCGTGGACCGTCTCCAGGCGGGACTCCGGCTGTTGCGCCGGCAGTTGGGCGAGGTCGGCGATTCGGCATCGACGGTCCTGATGAGCCAGCTCCACATGACGGCGAATCGCCTTGGCCTGTCGAACCTCCGCGAAGTCTATCTGTTGCGGCTTCTCGAGTGCGCCGCGGGCCAGTGGCTGGAGGAGGATCTTGCCCTGCCGCCGACCTCCGGCCAGCCATCGGCGGGCGCTCCCGATTCGCTGGCTGAACTCGTCAACGGAGGACTCGACCGCTTCGCCTCGTCCGGTGACTCCAGTACACTTCAGCCGGTGGATTCTCGAGCACAGCGGAGGGGACCATGA
- a CDS encoding cupin domain-containing protein, translating into MTGSVETIFTAERLFSPLGLSTFVAQYWQSQHLLLQRDHSSHYGDLFRLRDIDRYLTLAAETGLGNISLIRDGKVTRKLRPRGLDVRQLYSALGNGSTLLFEQIDHLWMPVRELAADLARSLSARVKVNVYLTPPGRQGAPIHPDIQDVFVLQLEGAKEWHLYGESMYEPVETTEYLTELGYRRPVMPKEPEAMPPVTLEPGDLLYMPRGLLHRAVAPADRPSLHLTVCATPIYWVDFLKVAIEAASLERPELAAALPPGFEWAGVDATLQEAFESAVDLVRRGTSFATVAQAFAQRTEKLPGDGHFHTLLHLEEITAETVLEARTGSPCEIVHRGDKVELRCGSIKLQGPAGVAQAFERIRDRPRLRVAEFSEDLSAEAKVSLARRLVSEGLLRVAGRAVATAEGAVKTG; encoded by the coding sequence ATGACAGGGTCGGTAGAGACCATCTTTACGGCTGAACGGTTGTTTTCTCCTCTCGGGCTCAGCACTTTTGTCGCCCAGTATTGGCAGTCGCAACACCTGCTGCTGCAGCGTGATCACTCCTCTCACTACGGCGACCTGTTTCGCCTTCGAGACATCGACCGCTACCTGACGCTGGCGGCGGAAACAGGGCTGGGCAACATCTCCCTCATCCGGGACGGCAAGGTCACCCGAAAGTTGCGGCCAAGGGGACTCGACGTCCGACAGCTCTACTCCGCTCTAGGCAACGGCTCGACCCTTCTCTTCGAGCAGATCGATCACCTCTGGATGCCGGTGCGTGAGCTGGCGGCGGACCTCGCTCGGTCACTCAGTGCGCGAGTGAAGGTCAACGTGTACCTGACGCCCCCGGGCCGCCAGGGCGCACCGATTCACCCGGACATTCAAGATGTTTTCGTCCTGCAGCTCGAAGGGGCCAAGGAATGGCACTTGTATGGCGAGTCCATGTACGAGCCGGTGGAGACCACCGAATACCTGACGGAACTCGGCTACAGAAGGCCGGTCATGCCGAAGGAACCCGAGGCCATGCCGCCGGTGACCCTCGAGCCCGGCGATCTGCTCTATATGCCGAGGGGCCTCCTCCACCGCGCCGTAGCCCCGGCGGATCGCCCGTCGCTCCACCTGACCGTGTGCGCAACGCCGATCTACTGGGTGGATTTCCTCAAGGTGGCCATTGAGGCTGCTTCGCTGGAGCGTCCGGAACTCGCCGCGGCTCTGCCTCCGGGATTCGAATGGGCCGGCGTCGACGCCACTCTGCAGGAAGCCTTCGAGAGCGCCGTCGATCTGGTGCGGCGGGGGACTTCCTTCGCTACCGTGGCTCAGGCTTTTGCTCAGCGGACCGAGAAGCTTCCCGGAGATGGCCATTTCCATACCCTCCTGCACCTCGAAGAGATCACCGCAGAGACCGTCCTTGAAGCTCGGACCGGCTCCCCCTGCGAGATTGTCCACCGGGGCGACAAGGTCGAACTGCGGTGCGGTTCCATCAAGCTCCAGGGACCCGCCGGTGTGGCACAGGCCTTCGAACGGATACGCGATCGGCCGCGGCTACGGGTGGCGGAGTTCTCCGAAGACTTGAGTGCAGAGGCGAAGGTTTCCCTCGCCCGGCGCCTGGTGTCCGAGGGACTGCTGCGGGTCGCCGGCCGTGCCGTCGCAACCGCTGAGGGCGCCGTGAAGACAGGGTAG
- a CDS encoding Tn3 family transposase: MRKVAAPEAVRGRRRPSGSRRGPAERAPDAADLIARYALRHPTISEHAERTSRYLGLRPFESRDRRELRLFIRKEVEHLEQVSGLLAAAEGHLRRQGLLLPAESTLCRVVGEEGRAFRKSLFEKVESTIPQAVKDAIDGLLIAERDESETSALQSIKEPPGSASPRAILAERDKLDAILATGAMDVDLSWVRGALRKSLSHRVRQSSAHRLRELVPGHRYAAMLCFLQEVHGDTIDQVVDLHAKVMTQTYRGTKNRLDKEYSRNRRSLVAKLSTLAAVGEILLDPELPDRDLRGAVFSRVLREVFESQVKETRRWLSEKSDLFPKVAARYAYFRRFSRQVLERLHLEPEATTDASETRQLVASVDLLRRLNAERKRSVPEGAPPGFVPKSVRPFLEVDGSIDRAAYECAVLTAIRDEVRSGNIAVRGSKRFGRLEDLFMPPSAWEIERSSLFEKAGLPALGQAAAGHVSGLVGQSYDRFLDTLPRNAFVEVNAEAGWKLGSDPAEQMDAIAEERLARLNGFLEEHMRRIRLPDLLIAVDNEVRFSRFLSRDPRQRSQESVCQAVAAVMAYGCNLGPETMARLTPGVSYARIKRVADWNLPEEALRAALAQIVNAIGGLSTSNVWGEAKTASSDGQRFLFPRRSARRTYSHRMGDYALEFYSFIADHYAPFFSFPIECSERDAAYVLDGLRYYEADLEIDEHYVDTHGLTEANFAGFAMLGLRFASRIRGLRRQSLYHADRQRDYGALAEMLRPRDRLLRLDWIAEQWDRMGQFFCSMATGHATASVSMKRIVGFGPRNRLYRAIRELGRALKTVFLLDYLSQPDLRRRVRRGLLKSEELHALARSVFYGKLGKADWRDFRRQMSTASCLLLILAAIIYWQIREIERVTAEAADDVPTDLLVHVSPISWENVVLYGEYRLRPELVALG, encoded by the coding sequence GTGAGGAAGGTTGCCGCGCCAGAAGCCGTTCGAGGTCGACGAAGACCTTCTGGCTCACGTCGCGGACCAGCTGAACGTGCACCCGATGCGGCCGACCTGATCGCGCGGTACGCACTGCGACATCCGACGATTTCGGAACATGCCGAGCGGACGAGTCGTTACCTCGGCCTTCGCCCATTCGAATCCCGAGACCGCCGAGAGCTGCGTCTGTTCATCCGCAAGGAGGTCGAGCACCTCGAGCAGGTCTCTGGACTTCTTGCGGCGGCAGAAGGACACCTGCGCCGGCAGGGGCTCCTCTTACCGGCGGAATCCACCCTGTGCCGCGTCGTCGGCGAGGAGGGACGGGCCTTCCGCAAGAGTCTTTTCGAGAAGGTGGAGTCCACGATACCCCAGGCGGTCAAGGACGCCATCGACGGGCTTCTCATCGCGGAGCGGGATGAATCCGAAACCTCCGCGCTTCAGTCGATCAAGGAACCACCCGGCTCGGCATCTCCTCGAGCGATCCTGGCAGAGAGGGACAAGCTCGATGCGATCCTCGCAACAGGGGCCATGGACGTCGATCTCTCTTGGGTTCGCGGCGCACTGCGCAAGTCCCTGTCCCATCGCGTCCGCCAGTCAAGCGCTCATCGCCTCCGCGAGCTCGTGCCCGGGCATCGCTATGCCGCGATGCTGTGCTTCCTGCAGGAGGTCCACGGAGACACGATCGATCAGGTCGTTGATCTCCACGCGAAGGTGATGACTCAGACCTACCGTGGTACGAAGAACCGGCTCGACAAGGAGTACTCCCGGAATCGGAGATCGCTAGTGGCGAAGCTGTCGACGTTGGCGGCGGTGGGAGAGATCCTACTCGATCCCGAGCTACCGGATCGGGATCTCCGCGGGGCAGTGTTCTCTCGCGTACTGCGCGAGGTTTTCGAGTCCCAGGTCAAAGAGACGCGCAGATGGCTGAGCGAGAAGAGCGACCTCTTCCCGAAGGTGGCCGCGCGCTACGCCTACTTCCGGCGGTTCTCGCGCCAGGTGCTCGAGCGCCTTCACCTGGAGCCTGAGGCGACCACGGATGCCAGCGAAACCCGCCAGTTGGTCGCTTCCGTGGATCTGCTCCGCCGACTCAACGCTGAACGGAAACGCTCGGTGCCGGAAGGAGCGCCGCCAGGCTTCGTCCCGAAGAGCGTACGCCCATTCCTCGAGGTCGATGGCTCGATCGATCGGGCAGCCTACGAGTGTGCGGTCCTGACCGCGATTCGAGACGAGGTCCGCAGCGGGAACATCGCCGTCCGAGGCAGCAAGCGCTTCGGTCGCCTCGAGGATCTCTTCATGCCTCCGAGCGCATGGGAGATCGAGCGGTCCAGCTTATTCGAGAAGGCCGGCTTGCCTGCGCTCGGTCAGGCCGCAGCCGGGCACGTGTCCGGCCTGGTCGGGCAGTCCTACGATCGATTCCTGGACACGCTCCCTCGCAACGCCTTCGTCGAGGTCAACGCGGAGGCGGGCTGGAAACTCGGATCCGATCCGGCGGAGCAGATGGATGCCATTGCGGAGGAGAGGCTCGCTCGTTTGAACGGTTTCCTCGAGGAACACATGCGGCGGATCCGGTTGCCAGACCTGCTCATCGCGGTCGACAATGAGGTCCGTTTCTCGCGGTTCCTCTCGCGAGATCCAAGGCAACGTTCGCAAGAGAGCGTCTGCCAGGCTGTTGCTGCAGTGATGGCCTACGGCTGCAACCTTGGTCCCGAGACGATGGCCCGGCTCACGCCAGGCGTGAGCTACGCGCGGATCAAGCGGGTGGCTGACTGGAATCTCCCTGAAGAGGCACTGCGCGCAGCCTTGGCGCAGATCGTAAACGCGATCGGAGGGCTCTCGACGTCGAACGTTTGGGGCGAAGCCAAGACGGCGTCGAGTGACGGTCAGCGGTTCCTCTTCCCTCGGCGGTCCGCGCGGCGCACCTACAGTCACCGGATGGGGGACTATGCCCTGGAGTTCTACTCCTTCATCGCCGACCACTACGCCCCCTTCTTCTCCTTTCCGATCGAGTGTTCCGAGAGAGACGCCGCCTACGTCCTCGACGGCCTGCGCTACTACGAAGCCGATCTCGAGATCGACGAGCACTACGTCGACACCCACGGCCTCACGGAAGCCAACTTTGCCGGATTCGCGATGCTGGGCCTGCGCTTTGCGTCCCGGATCCGGGGACTGCGACGGCAGAGTCTCTACCACGCAGACAGGCAGCGGGATTACGGGGCACTCGCCGAGATGCTGCGGCCGCGGGACCGACTCCTCCGGTTAGACTGGATCGCCGAGCAGTGGGATCGTATGGGGCAGTTCTTCTGCTCGATGGCGACCGGCCACGCGACTGCCTCTGTCTCCATGAAGCGCATCGTCGGCTTCGGGCCCAGGAACCGTCTCTACCGAGCGATCCGAGAGCTCGGCCGAGCCCTCAAGACAGTCTTCCTCCTCGACTACCTGAGCCAGCCGGACCTGCGGCGTCGGGTTCGCCGCGGCCTTCTGAAGTCCGAAGAGCTACACGCCTTGGCAAGAAGCGTGTTCTACGGGAAGCTCGGCAAGGCGGATTGGCGCGACTTCCGGCGGCAGATGTCAACCGCCAGCTGCCTCCTCCTGATTCTTGCTGCGATCATCTACTGGCAGATCCGCGAAATCGAGCGCGTGACCGCGGAAGCCGCGGACGACGTGCCCACTGACCTCCTCGTGCATGTCAGCCCGATCAGCTGGGAGAACGTCGTCCTCTATGGCGAGTACCGGCTGCGTCCGGAACTCGTTGCACTCGGGTGA
- a CDS encoding lantibiotic dehydratase C-terminal domain-containing protein, whose product MSSIEAGPHLAGNVYRWHLPEQTALLVNGLVPAIRDLRRTGSISHFWFDRFDARGPHLFLLLTVSPGRLGEVRRALGEAIRHHLSEHPASGEIGEDELALRHRQCLGKSLCVTDAEEGFAERDSVRWCAQPADGYPLRLLRATSRPDEAWRIFDRLADDVLRTLGEGTSAMAAAVAWLSRLEAVLGRAWSHPSVYWRHHAASIIRRMQTEDDMAARLAEVLGPANLDLLSRAWESESSSEGPTAAALERLLAIIPPGEHRPSETSPYTGAALLREVVHVTLKQLALPIHRQRPLILYGWKRALDVAAG is encoded by the coding sequence TTGAGCTCCATAGAAGCGGGACCCCACCTCGCCGGGAATGTCTATCGCTGGCACCTGCCGGAGCAGACGGCTCTGCTGGTGAACGGCCTTGTACCGGCAATCCGCGACCTGCGCCGGACCGGATCCATCAGCCACTTCTGGTTCGACCGGTTCGATGCCCGAGGCCCCCATCTGTTTCTCCTCCTGACCGTCTCTCCGGGGCGTCTTGGGGAGGTGAGGCGGGCTCTCGGCGAAGCGATCCGTCACCACCTGTCCGAGCATCCCGCCAGCGGCGAGATCGGCGAGGACGAACTGGCCCTTCGGCACCGCCAATGCCTCGGCAAATCCCTTTGTGTGACCGATGCCGAGGAGGGCTTCGCCGAACGCGATTCCGTTCGGTGGTGTGCGCAGCCAGCGGACGGTTACCCGCTCCGCCTGCTGCGGGCGACCTCGAGGCCGGACGAAGCCTGGCGGATCTTCGACCGCCTCGCGGACGACGTTCTGCGAACCCTAGGAGAGGGTACATCTGCGATGGCGGCGGCGGTCGCCTGGCTGTCGCGGCTGGAGGCCGTACTCGGACGGGCCTGGAGCCATCCCTCGGTCTACTGGCGCCACCATGCCGCGTCGATTATCCGCCGGATGCAGACCGAAGACGACATGGCGGCCCGCCTAGCCGAAGTCCTCGGACCGGCAAACCTGGACCTCCTATCTCGCGCCTGGGAGAGCGAGTCCTCAAGCGAGGGCCCGACGGCGGCGGCCCTGGAGCGCCTGCTGGCGATCATTCCGCCGGGCGAGCATCGTCCTTCGGAAACCTCGCCCTACACCGGTGCCGCCCTGCTGCGAGAAGTGGTCCACGTCACCCTCAAGCAGCTCGCCCTGCCGATCCATCGCCAGCGCCCGCTCATCCTCTACGGCTGGAAGCGAGCCCTCGACGTTGCCGCCGGCTGA
- a CDS encoding DUF1800 domain-containing protein yields MSYRFFSTSVENLRREGERRARLAAVAAPLASRERTGRPVSPLRRRLGRDFFTPAGQPATVPSPPSAGVIAYSRLAFGPRPGEIDAFNALAGTDPARLQAWVDQQLDPASLDDSHIDNRIAASGFTTLGKTVTQLWTEHAIAQDIPWDEVIRPLRETELVTFLRAIYSRRQLFEVMVDFWHNHFNVYAHEWPFAPMWVHSDRDAIRAHAFGNFRQMIEAVARTPAMLHYLDNAENSFEDANENYARELLELHGLGAEHYFGNIPQGAVPRDAQNRPRGFVEDDVVAAARCLTGWTVSDRSWDPEIGNSGEFLYYDPWHDHDPKHLLGIDLPGNQAPMKDGHDLFDLIAGHPGTARHVAGKIARRLLGDVPPASVVDAAAAVFAAQISAPDQLAQVIRTIVLSPEFLQTWGDKVKRPFEIAVGAFRATTGDIPFLRGDDATNWFYWEYYQTGQPLFGWHPPNGYPDFKSAWNTTAPRVMSWRLANMLIQVNDGENEYFEFLSQMPPDVRSAEAIVTFWTERMLGRPTPPSEHTKLVEFMAQGHNPSFDLPLDTDEGTQIRLRALIALILQSPSFLWR; encoded by the coding sequence ATGTCGTACCGGTTCTTCTCTACCTCCGTAGAAAATCTGAGACGCGAGGGCGAAAGGCGCGCGCGCCTCGCGGCGGTGGCGGCGCCCCTCGCATCGCGCGAACGCACCGGCCGCCCGGTCAGTCCTTTGCGTCGCCGGCTGGGTCGCGACTTCTTCACCCCCGCCGGCCAGCCGGCGACGGTGCCGTCGCCGCCGTCGGCCGGGGTGATCGCCTACTCGCGCCTTGCTTTCGGCCCGCGGCCCGGCGAGATCGATGCCTTCAACGCCCTCGCCGGGACCGACCCCGCCCGCCTTCAGGCCTGGGTCGACCAACAGCTCGATCCGGCGAGCCTCGACGACAGCCACATCGACAACCGCATCGCGGCCTCGGGCTTCACCACCCTCGGCAAGACCGTCACCCAGCTTTGGACGGAGCACGCCATCGCCCAGGACATCCCTTGGGACGAGGTGATCCGGCCGCTGCGCGAAACGGAACTGGTGACCTTCCTGCGTGCCATCTACAGCCGCCGGCAGCTATTCGAGGTGATGGTCGATTTCTGGCACAACCACTTCAATGTCTACGCTCATGAATGGCCCTTCGCCCCGATGTGGGTGCACAGCGACCGGGACGCCATCCGCGCCCACGCCTTCGGCAACTTCCGCCAGATGATCGAGGCGGTGGCGCGCACTCCGGCGATGCTCCATTACTTGGACAATGCCGAGAACTCCTTCGAGGACGCCAACGAGAACTACGCCCGCGAGCTGCTGGAGCTGCACGGCCTGGGGGCGGAGCACTACTTCGGCAACATCCCCCAGGGAGCGGTGCCGCGAGACGCACAGAACCGCCCCCGCGGCTTCGTCGAGGACGACGTCGTCGCCGCCGCCCGTTGTTTGACCGGCTGGACGGTGAGTGACCGGAGTTGGGACCCGGAGATCGGCAATAGCGGCGAGTTCCTGTACTACGACCCCTGGCACGACCACGACCCGAAACACCTTCTCGGGATCGACTTGCCGGGGAATCAGGCGCCGATGAAGGACGGTCACGATCTGTTCGATCTGATCGCCGGTCATCCGGGCACCGCCCGCCATGTAGCCGGCAAGATCGCTCGGCGGCTGCTCGGGGATGTCCCGCCGGCGTCGGTGGTGGATGCGGCGGCGGCGGTGTTCGCGGCGCAGATCAGTGCACCGGATCAGCTCGCCCAGGTGATCCGCACCATCGTGCTGTCGCCGGAGTTCCTTCAGACCTGGGGCGACAAGGTCAAGCGCCCCTTCGAGATCGCCGTCGGCGCTTTCCGGGCGACCACCGGCGACATTCCCTTTCTGCGCGGTGACGACGCCACCAACTGGTTCTACTGGGAGTACTACCAAACCGGCCAGCCGCTCTTCGGCTGGCATCCGCCGAACGGCTATCCGGACTTCAAGAGCGCCTGGAACACCACCGCTCCGCGGGTGATGAGCTGGCGCCTCGCCAACATGCTGATCCAGGTCAACGACGGCGAGAATGAATATTTCGAGTTCCTGAGCCAGATGCCTCCGGACGTGCGCTCGGCGGAAGCCATCGTCACCTTCTGGACGGAGCGCATGCTCGGCCGGCCGACGCCCCCTTCGGAACACACCAAGCTGGTCGAGTTCATGGCCCAGGGCCACAACCCGTCCTTCGACCTCCCCCTCGACACGGACGAGGGTACTCAGATTCGCCTGCGCGCCCTGATCGCGCTGATCCTGCAATCGCCTTCCTTTCTCTGGCGCTGA
- a CDS encoding DUF1501 domain-containing protein has translation MCHDITRRGFLVGCSAGIAGLAGSRFNTVAFGDPGLNQEILVVVFLRGGVDGLSLVPPISGADRGHYQAARPGLQIPTTGPGAALDLNGQFGLHPAAAPLFDLYQDNRLAIVQAIGMADVVNKSHFDAMQFVELGTPGSTTISTGWLTRHLTSAGNLPADPVMPSLAIGDLQPASLLASLDTVNVANPDNFNVDNGPWQWRNAQRTALRAIYQEGGTWLHDAGLQALDAVDIISLNAGDEYTPANGAVYPDGDFGDQLRVLAQMVKLDLGLQVATVDFGGWDTHDGQGEGSTGYLADLFTVLSSGLAAFYTDLDGAGADHYTQRLTVVVQSEFGRELLENADDGTEHGYGNLMLVLGGNVNGGLHGNWPGLAPGQLVDGTDLAVTTDYRRVLSEILIRRMCNPSIGQIFPGYSGYSPLGVVQGPDLQVGETIFEDGFESGTTAAWSASTG, from the coding sequence ATGTGCCATGACATCACGCGGCGCGGCTTTCTGGTGGGATGTTCGGCGGGCATCGCCGGCTTGGCCGGCTCCCGGTTCAATACCGTAGCCTTCGGGGATCCGGGGCTTAATCAAGAGATTCTGGTGGTCGTCTTCCTGCGCGGCGGGGTGGACGGCTTATCCCTGGTACCGCCCATCAGCGGTGCCGATCGAGGCCACTACCAGGCCGCCCGGCCGGGACTGCAGATCCCCACCACCGGCCCCGGCGCGGCGCTCGATCTCAACGGACAGTTCGGCCTCCACCCGGCCGCCGCTCCCCTCTTCGATCTCTACCAGGACAACCGCCTGGCAATCGTGCAGGCGATCGGCATGGCGGACGTGGTCAACAAATCCCACTTCGACGCCATGCAGTTCGTCGAGTTGGGTACCCCGGGATCCACCACCATCTCCACCGGTTGGCTGACCCGCCATCTCACGTCCGCCGGCAACCTGCCGGCGGACCCGGTGATGCCGTCGCTGGCGATCGGCGATCTCCAGCCGGCTTCGCTCCTCGCCAGCCTCGACACGGTGAACGTCGCCAACCCGGACAACTTCAACGTAGACAACGGCCCCTGGCAGTGGCGCAATGCTCAGCGTACCGCCCTGCGGGCGATCTACCAGGAAGGGGGCACCTGGCTTCACGACGCCGGTCTCCAAGCGCTGGACGCGGTGGACATCATCAGCCTCAACGCCGGCGACGAGTACACCCCGGCAAACGGTGCCGTTTATCCGGACGGCGATTTCGGTGACCAGCTACGGGTGCTGGCGCAGATGGTCAAACTGGACCTTGGCCTGCAGGTGGCCACCGTCGACTTCGGCGGATGGGATACGCACGATGGCCAGGGTGAGGGCTCGACCGGCTATCTGGCGGATCTCTTCACCGTCCTGTCGAGCGGTCTAGCGGCTTTCTACACGGATTTGGACGGCGCCGGCGCCGATCACTACACCCAGCGATTGACCGTGGTGGTGCAGAGTGAGTTCGGTCGCGAGCTGCTGGAGAACGCCGACGACGGCACCGAACACGGCTACGGTAATTTGATGCTGGTGTTGGGCGGCAACGTCAACGGCGGTCTGCACGGCAACTGGCCGGGCCTGGCGCCGGGCCAGCTAGTGGACGGTACGGATCTCGCCGTCACAACCGACTACCGCAGGGTGCTGTCGGAAATTCTCATCCGCCGCATGTGCAATCCGAGCATCGGCCAGATCTTCCCCGGCTACTCCGGCTACTCGCCCCTCGGCGTAGTGCAGGGACCGGATCTGCAGGTGGGAGAGACGATCTTCGAAGACGGTTTCGAGTCCGGCACCACCGCCGCCTGGTCCGCCAGCACCGGTTAG
- the malQ gene encoding 4-alpha-glucanotransferase, which yields MTLRRHSVLSSRRAGILLHPTSLPGPFGIGDLGPSALRFLFWLRDAGQSVWQLLPLGPTGLGNSPYGALSGLAGNPLLISPDWLEWNDLLEPEEVTACHFHGAVDYARAGALKDRLLRQAHGRWLKLDRQDSRRLRVERAMEEQGPWLEEWCLFAALKDSLGGRSWLEWDGALRDRDPTALADARQRLAEEISFHRTCQGFFALQWNRLRRVAKSLGITLFGDLPIYPALDSVEVWANPRLFDLDEKGRPRAISGVPPDDFSDDGQLWGSPIYRWERLAEEGYRWWTERVEGALRRVDLLRLDHFRGFEAYWAVPADADSAAEGEWRPGPGRALFEALAADLGHLPLVAEDLGVITPEVEELRDSLGLPGMRVLQFAFDEPESVHLPHAAPKRSVAYTGTHDNDTSEGWFASLPAERQRTVQTYLRTEGGEPIAWAMLRAIYASPARLAIAPFQDLLELGSEARINTPGKGSGNWSWRLAGLYPWREASGPRLRALTESAGRLAAFGG from the coding sequence ATGACCCTTCGGAGGCACTCTGTCCTGAGCTCCCGGCGTGCCGGCATTCTGCTCCACCCCACGTCTCTGCCCGGTCCCTTCGGCATCGGCGATCTCGGTCCCAGCGCGCTGAGGTTTCTCTTTTGGCTCCGAGACGCTGGCCAGAGCGTGTGGCAGTTGCTCCCCCTCGGCCCCACAGGCCTTGGCAATTCCCCCTACGGCGCCCTCTCAGGCCTCGCCGGGAATCCGCTCTTGATCTCCCCGGACTGGCTCGAGTGGAATGATCTGCTGGAGCCTGAGGAAGTTACGGCGTGTCACTTCCACGGGGCGGTGGATTACGCCAGGGCGGGCGCCCTCAAGGACCGACTCCTGCGGCAGGCCCACGGCCGTTGGCTGAAGCTGGACCGGCAAGATTCCCGCCGGCTCCGGGTGGAGCGAGCGATGGAAGAGCAGGGGCCGTGGCTGGAAGAATGGTGTCTGTTCGCGGCCCTGAAAGACAGCCTGGGCGGCCGGTCCTGGCTCGAATGGGACGGCGCTCTTCGAGATCGGGATCCCACAGCCCTCGCCGATGCCCGGCAGCGTCTTGCCGAGGAGATTTCATTCCACCGCACCTGCCAAGGTTTCTTCGCTCTGCAGTGGAACCGCCTACGCCGAGTAGCCAAAAGCCTCGGCATCACTCTGTTCGGCGACCTGCCGATCTACCCGGCCCTCGACAGCGTGGAGGTCTGGGCGAACCCACGGTTGTTCGACCTCGACGAGAAGGGCCGTCCCAGGGCCATCTCCGGCGTCCCGCCGGACGACTTTTCAGATGACGGTCAGCTCTGGGGTAGTCCGATCTACCGCTGGGAGCGACTGGCCGAGGAAGGCTATCGCTGGTGGACCGAGCGGGTCGAAGGCGCCCTACGGCGCGTCGACCTCCTGCGCCTCGACCATTTTCGCGGCTTCGAGGCCTACTGGGCGGTGCCAGCGGATGCCGACAGCGCGGCGGAGGGGGAATGGCGGCCGGGACCTGGGCGGGCATTGTTCGAGGCGCTGGCCGCCGATCTCGGACACCTGCCCTTGGTCGCCGAGGATCTCGGGGTGATCACGCCGGAGGTCGAAGAACTCCGCGATAGCCTCGGCCTACCCGGTATGCGCGTACTCCAGTTCGCCTTCGACGAGCCTGAAAGCGTACACCTACCCCACGCCGCGCCGAAACGGTCCGTCGCCTACACGGGAACCCACGACAACGACACGTCGGAGGGATGGTTCGCCTCCCTGCCGGCGGAGCGACAACGAACCGTGCAGACCTACCTCCGGACCGAAGGCGGTGAGCCGATCGCCTGGGCGATGCTGCGGGCGATCTACGCCTCTCCCGCCCGCCTCGCCATCGCTCCATTCCAGGACCTTCTAGAACTGGGCTCCGAGGCTCGAATCAACACTCCAGGCAAAGGTTCAGGAAACTGGAGCTGGCGCCTCGCCGGACTCTATCCCTGGCGCGAAGCATCCGGGCCGCGGCTGCGGGCACTGACGGAAAGTGCTGGCCGTCTTGCGGCATTCGGCGGCTAA